Proteins from a single region of Streptomyces sp. Tu 3180:
- the mpaC gene encoding daptide-type RiPP biosynthesis dehydogenase has translation MNLPWSGPTRLLLGADGLADWLSYAPAGRTSLLVDPALTGARITGLVERELERAGHLVSRLAPDGPGDAEEILALAARTARSDLVVAVGGGTCVDRAKLALTAQDSPEAARALRDTSRCGLLALGPRVRRVRPLLAVPTTVGPGSEISRVACMPHRQGKRLVSAEALTPDAALLDAAATETLPADLLQEGVLEALFRTITPYAGDHKDLPVEDAFCEAAAEQLAGLGHRAGELRDRGRPADARLRLDIARLSGLTHATWMRLGRTPFTTEGWIIANELSTALGVRKMTAVAALLPHLWRAVLDGDERYGSAARLRRVWDRVRRGTPQPLSGDPARGIVGLMDGWGIDRHVTAPPERLAAVARQTTRAWGAGLPMLGGLLTADVEALLRKAVAAPRTTPVLRAA, from the coding sequence GTGAACCTGCCCTGGTCCGGGCCGACCCGCCTGCTCCTCGGCGCCGACGGCCTCGCCGACTGGCTGTCGTACGCGCCGGCCGGCCGCACCTCCCTCCTCGTCGACCCCGCCCTCACCGGGGCCCGGATCACCGGCCTGGTGGAACGCGAACTGGAACGCGCCGGACACCTCGTCAGCCGCCTGGCCCCCGACGGCCCCGGCGACGCCGAGGAGATCCTCGCCCTCGCGGCGCGCACCGCACGCTCCGACCTGGTCGTCGCCGTCGGCGGCGGGACCTGCGTGGACCGCGCCAAGCTCGCCCTGACCGCACAGGACAGCCCCGAGGCGGCACGGGCCCTGCGCGACACGTCCCGCTGCGGGCTCCTCGCCCTCGGCCCGCGGGTCCGGCGCGTCCGCCCCCTGCTGGCCGTGCCGACCACCGTCGGGCCCGGATCCGAGATCAGCAGGGTGGCGTGCATGCCGCACCGGCAGGGCAAGCGCCTGGTCTCCGCGGAGGCGCTCACCCCCGACGCGGCCCTGCTGGACGCCGCGGCCACCGAGACCCTGCCCGCCGACCTGCTCCAGGAAGGCGTGCTGGAGGCGCTGTTCCGCACGATCACCCCCTACGCGGGCGACCACAAGGACCTGCCCGTCGAGGACGCCTTCTGCGAGGCGGCCGCCGAGCAGCTCGCGGGCCTGGGCCACCGGGCCGGCGAACTGCGCGACCGGGGCCGGCCGGCCGACGCGCGGCTGCGGCTCGACATCGCCCGGCTCAGCGGACTGACCCACGCCACGTGGATGCGGCTCGGCCGCACCCCCTTCACGACGGAGGGCTGGATCATCGCCAACGAGCTGTCCACGGCCCTCGGCGTGCGCAAGATGACGGCGGTCGCCGCCCTCCTGCCGCACCTGTGGCGAGCCGTCCTGGACGGCGACGAACGGTACGGCTCGGCGGCCCGGCTGCGCCGTGTCTGGGACCGCGTCCGCCGCGGCACCCCGCAGCCGCTGTCCGGCGACCCCGCCCGCGGCATCGTCGGTCTGATGGACGGCTGGGGGATCGACCGGCACGTCACGGCCCCGCCGGAGCGACTGGCGGCCGTGGCCCGGCAGACCACCCGGGCCTGGGGAGCCGGCCTGCCGATGCTCGGCGGCCTCCTCACCGCCGACGTCGAGGCGCTGCTCCGCAAGGCCGTCGCCGCCCCCCGCACCACCCCTGTCCTCCGCGCCGCATGA